From Microbacterium sp. LWH7-1.2:
GTTCTCGCTGTGCCGCTGCATGCGCAGCGCCAACGTCTTGATGCCGCGGGTCGTGAGCCACGCGTCGAGCGGGCCGGACACGGCGCCGACCGCGAACTGCAGGAACTTCACCTCGCCGTACAGCGTGTCGTCGTTGAGCACGAGCGCGCCCCCGACGACGTCGGAGTGCCCGCCGAGGTACTTGGTCGTCGAGTGCACGACGACGTCGGCGCCGAGCGCGAGGGGCTGCTGCAGGGCCGGCGACGCGAACGTGTTGTCGACGACCACCAGCGCGCCGGCCTCGTGGCCCAGGCGCGCGAGCCCGGCGATGTCGGTGATGCGCAGCAGCGGGTTGCTCGGCGTCTCGACCCACAGGATGCGTGCCGGGCGCTCCTCGAGGGCCGCGCGCACCGCGTCGAGGTCGCTCATGTCGACGACCCGGATGCCGACGCCCCACCCGCCGAGCACGCGCGCGATGAGGCGATAGGTGCCGCCGTAGACGTCGCTGCCGAGCAGCACCTCGTCGCCCGGCGTGAGTGCCGCGCGCAGCAGCGCGTCCTCGGCGGCGAGGCCCGACGCGAACGACAGCGCGTGCGCGCCACCCTCGAGGGCGGCCAGCTGCGTCTCGAGCGCGGTGCGCGTCGGGTTCCCGCTGCGGCCGTACTCGTACCCCTGGCGCAGCCCGCCGATGCCGTCCTGCGCGTACGTCGTCGAGAAGTGCACCGGCGGGATGACGGCGCCCGTCGTGGGGTCGAAGGCCTGCCCGGCGTGCACCGCCCGCGTCTCGAAGCCGCGGTCGTTCGTGGACTCGGTCACTCGGGTGCTCCTTCGGTGGCGGTGACGGATGCCGCGGGCCCGGGCTGTGCAGGGGGCGCGAGGTCGGCGGGGCCGACGTCGAAGCCGTGGTCGCGCATCCAGCCGTCGTCGTAGAACCGGTGGAGATAGCCGCGGCCGTGGTCGGGCAGCAGGACGACCACGACGGCATCGGCGGGGAGGTCGCGCGCGGTGCGCAGGGCCGCGACGACCGCCATCCCGCTCGATCCGCCGACGAGGAGCCCCTCCTCGCGGGCGAGGCGCCGTGTCATCGCGAACGTCTCGGCGTCGGGGATGCGGTGGATCTCATCCGGCACCGACGGGTCGTAGCTCTCGGGCCAGAAGTCCTCGCCGACGCCTTCCACCAGGTAGCCGTGCAGGGGTCCGCCGGAGTAGATCGACCCCTCGGGGTCGGCGCCGACCACACGCACCGCGCCGCCCGACACCTCGTGCAGGTACCGGCCGGTTCCCGTGATCGTGCCACCGGTGCCGATGCCGGCGACGAAGTGCGTGACGCGGCCGTCGGTGTCGCGCCAGATCTCCGGTCCGGTGGTCTCGTAGTGGCTGAGCGGCCCGTTCGGGTTCGCGAACTGGTTCGGCGTGAACGCGCCGGGGATCTCGCTGACGAGCCGGTCGGCCACGCTGTAGTACGAGCGCGGATCATCGGGAGGCACGCTGGTCTCGGTCACGACGACCTCGGCGCCGTAGGCCCTGAGCACGTCGACCTTGGCGCCGGCGAACTTGTCGGGCACGACGAAGATCATCCGGTAGCCGCGTTCGATGGCGACGAGCGCGAGGCCGACGCCGGTGTTGCCGCTCGTCGGCTCGACGATCGTGCCGCCGGGCTTCAAGAGGCCGTCACGTTCGGCGGCATCGATGATGCGGCGGGCGATGCGGTCCTTGGCGGAGCCGCCGGGGTTGAAGTACTCGACCTTCGCAAGCACCGTCGCGGCGATGCCGTCGGTGACACGGGTCAGCTGGACGAGGGGGGTGTCGCCGACAAGGTCGGCCACGCTCTGGGCGTAACGCACGATGAGTCCTGGTGTGTTGCCGCGCGGGTGCGCGGGAGGTTGTCGGGGTCGCGGAATGAAGCGGACGCTTCAACAGCAGAGGCGACAACACCGACAGGTCAACACGCGGACGAGTCTAGCCCGTGGGTGGGACGGAACGCGATGGGATGCCGCGACCGCCGGCTCATTGCGGTCATGGCGGGTTCACCTCGTCGGTGCCCGCGTCGCCTGCGGAGCGCTGCGGGGCGACCCCGAGCGACTCGAGCAGCTGCTCCCGGTAGCGGATGAAATCGGGATGCTGCGCGCTGCGCTCGTCAGGAAGGTCGATCTCGAGATCGAGGGCGAAGGTCCCTTCGTCGATCACGAGCACCCGGTCGGCGAGCGCGACAGCCTCGTCGACGTCGTGGGTGACCAGCAGCACCGCCGGACGATGCACGCTCAGGAGCGTGCGCAGCAGCGCGTGCATGCGGATGCGCGTCAGTGCGTCGAGCGCCCCGAACGGCTCGTCGGCGAGCAGCAGCTCCGGCTCGCTGACGAGCGAGCGAGCAAGCGCCGCGCGCTGCTGCTCGCCGCCCGAGAGCTCATGCGGCCACGCCCGCTCGCGTCCCGCGAGGCCGACCTCCGCGAGCACCCGGCGCCCCCGCTCGGCGGTTCCGGCACCCGACTGACCGAGGATCACATTGTCGAGCACGCGGAGCCAGGGCAGAAGGCGCGAGTCCTGGAAGACGAGGGACACATTGCGCGGAACGAACACCTCCCCCGAGCCATCCACCCCGTCGTCCAGTCCGGCGACCGCGCGCAGCAACGTGCTCTTGCCGGAGCCGCTGCGCCCGATCAGTGCGACGAACTCGCCGCGCCCGATGCGCAGGTCGACGGCGTCGAGCACGGTGCGGTCGCCGAACGATCGGGTCAGCGCGGAGACCTCGACCGCGGAGGTCAGCCGGCCAGCGTGCGTCGCCATGACAGCACCTTCCGCTCGAGCAGTCGGACGAGGGCGTCGGAGGCGAACCCGAACACGCCGTAGACGACGAGGCCGACCAGGATGATGTCGGACTGCGCATACAGCTGAGCCTGCGCCATCATGTAGCCGATTCCGGATGTCGCGTTGATGGTCTCGACCACGATCAGAGCGGTCCACGACCCGACCACCGCGAGCCGGAACCCGACGAAGAACCCGGGGAGCGCTCCGGGCAACAGCACCGACCGGACGTACTGCCAGCGACTCAGCCCGAGCGACTCGGCGAGCTCGATGTACCGCCGGTCGATGCCGGTCAGCCCGCTGTAGGTGTTGATGTAGACCGGGATCAGCACGCCCAGGGCCACGACGGTGATCTTGAACTCCTCGCTGATGCCGAGCCACAGGATCAGCAGCGGGATCAGCGCGAGGTTGGGAACGGCGCGCTTGACCTGCAGCGTGCCGTCGATGAGCGAGTCGCCGAGGCGGTTGAATCCGGCGAGCACCGCGAGCACGACGCCGGTGAGGGTTCCGATCGCGAGGCCGAGAACCGCCCGGCTCAGCGACGCGCCGATGTTCTCACCGAGCCGGCCGTCCTGGATCAGCGCCCACGCCGTCTGCAGCGCGACGTCGGGCCCCGTGAGCAGGCGCGGATCGAGCAGGCCCGCCCAGGCCGCCGCCTGCCACACGGCGACGATGATCAGCGGGCCCAGCAGTCGCGACCCCGGGATGGCGGGCCGGCGGCCGAGCCGGCGTCGTCGCGACCGGCGGATCAGCCCCGTTGCCGCGCCTTCCGCGACGCCTGAGCGGGAGACGAGGGCGGAGCGTCCGCCGGAGGATGCGATCGTGGTGGTCATCAGCCGGCCCGATACTCATCGGAGACGGCAGCGACCGCGTCGCCTTCGAACCGCCGGTCGAAAAGCACCTCGGCGTCGAAGTCCTCGATGAACCCGCCCTCCACGAGGAGCTCGATGGAGGACTGCGCCCATTCGACCGCGCGATCCCAGTCGGCCGGGAACTGCGGCTTGTTGGCCGTCGCCCAGATGCGGTCGGCATCCTCCACGGTCACGCCTTCGGTGTCGACGTAGTAGAACTGCTTCCACGCGTCGGCGTTCTCCCAGGCCCAGACCTGTCCTTGCGCCCAGACGCGGATGTAGTCGCGAACGGCGCGCACATTCTCGTCATCGGCGAGCACTTCGGTCGGCACCCACAGGATGGTGAGGAGATCGGGCTCTTCGGACGGGATCGCCACTGCGCCGTCCTGCGCGTACTGGTCGATGTACTTCGTCACCGCCGGCTCGGACAGCGGGGCGACATCGACCTGCCCCGATTGCAGGGCCGTGAGGAACTGCGTGCTGGGCAGCTCCACGAACTCCACCTCGTCGTTCGAGATGCCCGCCGTCTTCAGGGTGCGCAGTACCGTGTCGCCCTGCGACTGACCCTGCGAGAACGCGATCCGCTTGCCCCTGAAGTCGGAGAGGTCGGCGATGTCGGTCCCGGGTGCCGTGGCGAACACGTAGGAGGGCTGCGGCCGCTCGAGCACGCCGACGATCGTGGCGTCGAAGTCGATCGCGTGGGCCTGGATCGGCGGGATGATCGCGTTCGACGCGATGTCGAGCGAACCGGAGCGGAACGCCTGGATGACATCCGGCCCGGCGCTCACGTTGACCCACTCCGCCACCGTGAAGGCGGGCGGCTCGATCTCGGATCCCGCCGCTTCGAGCTGCAGCTGCGTCGTGCGACCCGCGACACGCAGGCTCGTGTCGGAGTCCGGCTCGCCGGGCGGCAGCGGTGACGCCGCCAGTTCGGTGGTCGACGTCGCCGCGCTCGCGGAGGCGCATCCTGCGAGGCCCATCGCCACCGCGCTCGCCAGGAGCAGGGAGATCGCTCTGACGGCCGGTCTCGTGCGTGTTGCGTCAGTCATGTCGTCCTTTCGAAGGGAGCGGGGAGAACTCGTTGGGAGCGATCATCGGGACTTCGCCATCCGAGCGATCGCGCTGCCCGTCATCGGCGTTAACAGGGGGATGCGCGACGTCACCGTCTGGCATCCGCGGTCATCGCGCGGCGAGAAACGCTCGCCCGGTGTCAGGGTGGGCCTGGCGCGACCCACCCGCGCGAGTGGGTTTCGCCCGCCGACACCCGCACCGCACCTGAGCCGGAAGGACATGTAGATGACCCATAGGAATCGAAGCTCGGAACACCGTCCGGGACGGCTGCACCTGAACGCCTTCCTCATGAGCACGGGGCACCATGAGGCGTCGTGGCGTCTGCCGGAGAGCGATCCGTCGTGGACCTCGTCGAACATCGAGCATCTGCGGCGTCTGGCCCAGCTCGCCGAACGCGGCAAGCTGGACTCGATCTTCTTCGCCGACGGTCCGGGGCTCCAATCCGATGTGGGGCGCCGGCCGGCCGGATCCCTCGATCCGCTGATCGCGCTCACTGCGATCGCCGCCGCAACCGAGCGCATCGGGCTCATCGCGACCGCGTCGACGACCTACAACTCCCCGTACAACCTCGCGCGGCGATTCGCCTCCATCGATCATGTGTCCGGTGGCCGTGCCGGGTGGAACGTCGTCACGACGGCAGGTCCTGACATCGCCCGCAACTTCGGTCTCGACGACCAGCCCGCGCACGCGGTGCGGTACGAGAGGGCTGGAGAGTTCCTCGACGTGGCCTTCAAGCTCTGGGACTCATGGGAGGACGACGCCGTGCTCGCCGACCGGGCGAGCGGCGTGTGGGCTGACCGGACGAAGATCCACGGGGCGGAGCACGTCGGGAGGCACTTCTCCGTGGCCGGGGCGCTCACCACGCCTCGCTCGCCGCAGGCGCGCCCACTCATCGTGCAGGCGGGCTCGTCCGAGGACGGCAAGGCGCTGGCGGCACGGTACGCGGAGGCCGTGTTCACTGCCCATCAGACGCTCGGCGACGCCCGCGCGTTCTACGCCGACATCAAGGAGCGCACCCTCGCGACCGGTCGAGGCGCCGACGAGATCAAGATCCTGCCTGGCATCGTGCCGGTGATCGGTTCGACCGAGGCGGACGCCCTCGCCAAAGAGCGGGAGCTCGACGAGCTCATCGTCCCCGAGTACGCCCGGGCGCAGCTCGCGAAGACCCTGCGCCTCACACCGGAAGACCTTCCGTTCGATCGCCAACTTCCGGCGGACCTTCCGGGCGAGGACGAGATCGAAGGCGCGAAGAGCCGCTACACCCTCATCGTCGAACTCGCGCGACGCGAGCGGCTGACGGTGCGCGAGCTCATCGGGCGCCTGGGGGGTGGCCGCGGCCACCGCACCTTCGCCGGCACGCCGGAGCAGGTGGCCGACGCCCTTCAGGACTGGTACGACGCGGAGGCCGCCGACGGCTTCAACATCATGCCTGCCGTGCTGCCGTCGGGGCTGGAGCAGTTCGTCGATCACGTCCTGCCGGTGCTCCGGCAGCGCGGGCTGTTCCGCGAGGAGTACGAGGGAACCACCCTCCGGGACCACTACGGACTGGCCAGGCCCGAGAGCCGCTACGCGTCGAGGGAGTCGGCCGTCCAGGCCGGTTCGGGTGCTGAGGTGCGCGAACTCGCGAAAGCGGGCGCCTGACCGCGGCGCCGTCACCGGGCACCGCCCCTCACCGCGGATGCCGGACATGTGGTCCGGCGTCCCTCACCGATCCTGAGCTGGCGCCCGCCCGCGCCGATACGGACGCGGCAGCCTCGGACGAGGCCGCCGCGTTCGCAGCATCCGCCCCTCGATCCTGCAAAGGCTGGCCGCCGGCCGGGCGGCGCGGCGGCAGACCATGCGCGCGAATCCCTCACCCGCGCGGCGAAGGGGCCGACGCACACGCGACGGCCCCTTCGTGGCCGAGTGTCACCAGGTGGTGACGTACTCCGACGAGCTGACGAGCCGCGCCTGCTCGATGATCGGCAGTGACCGGCCCACCGCCTGCGATACCCGGCGCTGGACGTCGGACGACGCCAGCTGACGGTCGACGAAGTCCGAATCGGAGGCGTAGACGCCGAGGGGCAGCGTCAGCGCCTGGAAGAACCCGAACAGCGGCCGCAGCTGGTGCTCCAGGATGAGCGCGTGCCGCTCGCCTCCGCCGGTGGCCGCGAGGAGCACGGGCGTGCCGACGAGATCGTACTGGCCGACGAAGTCGAAGAGGTGCTTGAACAGGCCGGTGAACGACGCGCGGTACACCGGCGACCCCACCACGAGCAGGTCGGCCGACTCGATGAGCTGCAGCGCCTCCTCGACCTCCGGTGCGACCTCGTCGCGCCGGAGCGCGCCGGCGAATCCCGGCCCGAGCGACGCGACCTCGATCAGCGTCGAGTCGATCTCGATGCGGGTTCCCACCTCGGCGAGGATCGTGCGAACGAGCGCAGTGGTGCGGCTCGGCTCGTGGAGGGATCCCGAGACGCCGACGACGTTCAGCGGACGGCTCATCGGCCATCCCCCTCCGGGGGCGCGACCGGACGCCCGATCGACAGCATGAGCCGGTTCGCCCAGTTGAAGAAGGCGGCGCCGTGCACGACGTCGGCGATCTCCAGCTCGTCGAGTCCTGCGGCGCGCAGGAGCGCGACGTGGCTCGCATCGAACGCCAGCGGCGTCGCGGTCAGTGCGGCCGCAGCGGCGACGATGGCGTCCCAGCGCTTCCCGAGCTCCGCCCCGATGCCCTCGGCCAGGAGCCGGTCGACGAGTTCCGGCGCCTTCGAGTGGTGAGCGGCGAAGCGCGCGTGCACCGAGGCGCAGAAGACGCAGCCGTTGACGCGCGAGGCCGCGGTGGCGGCGAGCTCCCGCTCGGCCCGAGGGAGTCCTTCCGCCGCGTTGTAGAAGATGTCCTTGTCGACGAGCGTGCGTGCCCGCAGGATCTCGGGATCCCTCGCGAGCAGCCGGAAGTAGTCGCTCGCTGCACGCTGCCGGTCGACGAGGCCGTCGTAATGGCGTTCGGTGAGCTCGTCGACGGCAAGGGGCTCCAGCCACGGCAGCCAGCCCACCTCGGCGCGCGTGAAATCGCGGGGGTGTGCGTCGTCGTGGACGAGGACGGCCGTCGCGGTGGTGACGCCGGTCATGCGGAGACCTCCTGGGATGCGGCGATGGCGCGCAGGCCGGCGGCCACGCGCTGCTGGAAGGCGAGGAAGGACACCAGCTGAGACAGCGTGATGACCCCGTCAGCGCTCCAGCCGGATCCGACGAGTCGACGCTGGTCGGCGTCATCCGCCTCACGCGGTCGGAACACCAGCAGATGGGCGTGAGCGAGGGCCGCGGTCACGCGTTCCCCGAGGGCGTCACGCACCTCGGCGCCCGGCTCGTAGCGACGACCGTCGCTGCTCTCGCCACGCAGTCCCTCCTCGCGGTAGGCCCCGAACGGACCAGCTGTGGCCGCGGCGGATGCCTCCGCCAGCACGATCGCGGCACGCTCGGGGTCGGCGCCCCGCGCCGCATCGGCGTAGAAGGCGGCCGTCGCGTCGTCGGCGGTGGAGCGGGTGGCGAACGCGGCGACGAGGAGCCGCTCGGGGAGGGGGAACGCGCTGTCGTCGACGGGCGCGAAGAGGGCGTCGTGGCTCGCCTGCAGCTGCTCGCGCGTGACGGGGCGCCGGCGGCGCAGCTCGTCGAGCGCGTCACCGGCGCGCACGCCGACGAGTTCGTCGACGACGTCGAGGGTAGCGGTGGTCATGGTGTCTCCTTTCCGAGACGGCTGAGGGGTTCGAGGCGGCGGTGGCGTGGGTCCCAGCCGAGCGCGGGAGCCACCTCGGTGGCGAACAGCTCGATGGAGCGCAGCACGAAGTCGTGGGGGGCATCCACCGAATGCACCTGGAAGGCGATCTCGGTGGCGCGCGCGAGAGTCGAATCGGCCGCGAGCGACGCGATCACCTGCTCGGGTGTGCCGAGGTGCGTGTCGGTGCCGGCGATGAGCTCGTCCAGAGTGTCGCCGGGAATGTGGTGCCCGGAGCGGCGGAGACCCTCCGCCCCACGGCGCAGACCCACCTCGGCGAACCGCAGCGCGTCGGCGCGATCGTCGGCCACGAAGACGGTGCGGGATGCCGTGATCCGTGGGGTCGTCCCCGCCGGGAGCGCCTCGAGGTAGCGGTCGATGATCGGGTGCTGCACGTCGGCTAGCGTCGCCTCCTGCGCGTCGGCCGGGCGTGGCTGGGTGCGCGAGAGCAGCAGGCCGTGGCCATGGGCGCCGGCGCGGGTGCCTCCCGGGGCCGAGAAGGTGGCCTGCCACACCCGCGACGCGAGGGGCGCGCGCGGCGCGGTGGGCGTGGCACCTTCCCGTCGGGCGCCGGTCCGCGACGTGGCCGTGCCCTCCGTCGTCGGATCGGGGTAGAGCGTGTTGCCGCCGCCGATCTCGCGGCCCGCGAGGGCGTCGAGGAGCACCGCGAGCTTCGCGTCGTACACGGCGGCCTTCGCGGCGACGTCCTGACCGAAGGGCACGAAGGACGACGGGGTGCCGCCGCTCCCGAGGCCGAGGTCGATCCGGCCGCCCGAGAGCAGGTCGGCGACGGCGGCGTCCTCCGCCACACGCACCGGGTCCTCGAGCGGGAGCGTGATGACCCCCGTACCGAGGCGGATCTCACTCGTCGCCGCCGCGGCGTGCGCAAGGAACACCAACGGTGCCGGCAGTCCGCCCTCCGCCGCACGGAAGTGGTGCTGCGCGACCCACGCCCGCCCGATGCCGAACCGCTCGGAGTGCCGGATCTGATCGGTCGCGAGGCGGTACCGCTCGGCGGCGGGCGCATCGTCCAGCAGGCGGGTGAAGAAGGCCAGTGACGTCACGGTCATGCCGCGACCTCCGATCGTCCGGGCACGGCAGCCAGCAGCTCGCGCGTGTAGGCATGGGCGGGGGCGGTGAAGATGTCCTCGGTGCTGCCCGACTCGACGATCCGGCCTCGTCGCATGACCGACACCGTGTGGCTGATGCGGCGCACCACGGCGAGGTCGTGGGAGATGAACAGGTACGTCAGCCCCAGTTCCTGCTGCAACGACGCGAGCAGCTCGAGGATGCGCGCCTGCACGGTCACGTCGAGCGCCGAGACGGCCTCGTCGAGCACGACGACCTCGGGCCGGATCGCGAGCGCGCGGGCGATCGCGACGCGTTGCCGCTGCCCGCCCGACAGCTCGCGCGGCGAGCGCTCGAGCACGTCCGAAGGAAGCGAAACGCGGTCGATGAGCTCGGCGGCCCGCGCCCTCCGCCCGGAGCGCGTGCCCTCGCGGAAGTTGTGCAGCGGCTCGGCAACGATCTGTGCGACGCTCTGGCGCGGGTCGAGCGACGAGAAGGGGTTCTGGTACACCAGCTGCACGCGGCGGCGCAGCCGCCGGAGTTCCTCGCCTCTCAGTCCCGCGATGTCGTCTCCGTCGAGCTCGATGCGGCCGGCGTCCGGATGCAGGAACCGCGTGACCAGGCGCGCGGTCGTGGTCTTGCCCGACCCCGACTCACCAACGAGCGCATGCGTCGTGCCGCGGCGCACCTGGAACGACACGTCGTCCACGGCGCGGAAGGCCTCCCGCCCGCGACCGCTTACGGCGAACTCCTTGACGAGTCCCTCCGCCGCGATGGCGTACGGGTTCTCGCCGGCGACGGCCGCGGCGTCCCGCAGGAACAGCGGCGCAGCCGGCCGCTGGAAGTCGCCGGTCGCGAGGGCGGGCGCGTCGGCGAGCAGCTGACGGGTGTAGGGATCGGACGGCGACGACAGGATGCCGGAGGTCGGCCCTTGCTCGACGATCCGGCCGTGGTTGAGCACGACGACGCGCTGGGCGCGGTCGGCGGCGATCCCGAGATCGTGCGTGACGAGGAGAACCGAGGTACCCTCCTCGCGGCGGAGGTCGTCGATCAGATCGAGGATGCGCCGCTGGACTGTGGCGTCGAGCGCGCTCGTCGGCTCGTCGGCGATGATCAGCCGCGGCCGCAGCGCGATCGCCGTGGCGATGAGCACCCGCTGCCGCATGCCGCCCGACAGCTCGTGCGGGTGCTGCCGTGCCCGCAGCGCGGGATCGTCGAGCCCGACGCGGTCGAGCAGCTCGAGCACACGGGCGCGGCGAGCCGCGGCATCCCGTATCCCGTGAAGGCGGAGGACCTCGCCCACCTGCGCGCCGACCGGACGCACCGGGTCGAGCGACGACACCGGGTCCTGCGGCACCAGGCCGACCTGCGCCCCACGCACGGCGCGGAGGCGCTTCTCGCCCCAGCCGGCGACGTCCACGCCGCCGATCGCGATCGACCCGCCGTCGACACGCCCACCCTCGGGGAGCAGGCCGATCAGGGCGTGCGCGGTGGTCGACTTGCCGGAGCCCGACTCTCCGACGAGCGCGACGACCTCGCCCTCGCCGACCGAGAGGTCGACGTCGTGGACGACCTCACGGCGGCCGGTCCGCGTCTGATACGACACACGCAGGCCCCGCACGTCGAGCACGTTCATCGGGTTCCCCTTCCGATCGACTGGCTGATGCGGTTGGCGCTCAGCACGACCACCAGCACGACGAGGCCGGGCAGCGTGGTGAGCCACCACGCGGTGGCGACGTAGTTGCGCCCCTCGGCGATGAGCAGCCCCCACTCCGGCGTCGGCGGCGGCGCTCCGTAACCGAGGAACCCGAGGGTCGAGATCGCGAGGATCGCGGTGCCGAACTGGAGAGCGGCGAGCCCGACGACGGCGGTGAGCGAGTTCGGCAGCACGTGGCGGCGCAACACCGACAGGAAAGATCCTCCGCTGCCGAACGCGGCCTCGACGTAGTCGGTCCGGCGGACCCGTACGACCTCCGAGCGGGACAGCCGCGCGAAAGAGGCGACGCTGACGATTCCGACGGCGATCGCGGCGTTAACCGTGCCGAAGCCCAGGAGGATGATCACGGAGAGCATGAGCAACAGCCCTGGGATCGAGAGCAGCACGTCGACCAGGCGCATCAGGATGTCGTCGACCCAGCCCCCGACCGACCCCGCGAGGACGCCGACGGCGGTGCCGGCCGCCAGCCCGACCGTGACGGCCATGAGTGCGCCGGACAGCGAGTAGACGGCGCCGTGGACGACGCGCGCGTAGAGGTCGCGCCCGATCGCGTCGGTCCCGAACCAGTGCGCGGGGCTGGGGGGCAAGAGCTTGTCCGCCGGCACGCCGACGAGCGGGTCGTACGCCGTGAACAGCCATGGCGCGACCGCCCAGAGCACGGCGATCACGATGACCGCGATCGCCGCCGCCAGCGTCCACGAGGGTCGCCGTCCGCGCGCGAAGATCCGCGCGACCGACGAGCGACGCACGGGGCGCCTGTCGGGGGCACCTGCGTCGAGCGCGATCGGATCGACGACGGTTCCGCTTGCCTCATCCCGTGCGATCGCGGCGGCACCGGCGTCCTGGACATCTGTCGTGATCTGAGCGCTCACGGACGCACCCACTCCCGCTGTCCACCGTGTCGCGGGATCTGCGAAGCGTGTCCCGCTTTCGGTCGGCTGCGACCCGATCGACCGACCGGATGGGGGACATGGTCGGCTGTGTGGACGAGATCTCT
This genomic window contains:
- a CDS encoding ABC transporter ATP-binding protein, with translation MNVLDVRGLRVSYQTRTGRREVVHDVDLSVGEGEVVALVGESGSGKSTTAHALIGLLPEGGRVDGGSIAIGGVDVAGWGEKRLRAVRGAQVGLVPQDPVSSLDPVRPVGAQVGEVLRLHGIRDAAARRARVLELLDRVGLDDPALRARQHPHELSGGMRQRVLIATAIALRPRLIIADEPTSALDATVQRRILDLIDDLRREEGTSVLLVTHDLGIAADRAQRVVVLNHGRIVEQGPTSGILSSPSDPYTRQLLADAPALATGDFQRPAAPLFLRDAAAVAGENPYAIAAEGLVKEFAVSGRGREAFRAVDDVSFQVRRGTTHALVGESGSGKTTTARLVTRFLHPDAGRIELDGDDIAGLRGEELRRLRRRVQLVYQNPFSSLDPRQSVAQIVAEPLHNFREGTRSGRRARAAELIDRVSLPSDVLERSPRELSGGQRQRVAIARALAIRPEVVVLDEAVSALDVTVQARILELLASLQQELGLTYLFISHDLAVVRRISHTVSVMRRGRIVESGSTEDIFTAPAHAYTRELLAAVPGRSEVAA
- a CDS encoding ABC transporter permease produces the protein MFARGRRPSWTLAAAIAVIVIAVLWAVAPWLFTAYDPLVGVPADKLLPPSPAHWFGTDAIGRDLYARVVHGAVYSLSGALMAVTVGLAAGTAVGVLAGSVGGWVDDILMRLVDVLLSIPGLLLMLSVIILLGFGTVNAAIAVGIVSVASFARLSRSEVVRVRRTDYVEAAFGSGGSFLSVLRRHVLPNSLTAVVGLAALQFGTAILAISTLGFLGYGAPPPTPEWGLLIAEGRNYVATAWWLTTLPGLVVLVVVLSANRISQSIGRGTR